Proteins encoded in a region of the Onychostoma macrolepis isolate SWU-2019 chromosome 20, ASM1243209v1, whole genome shotgun sequence genome:
- the pigc gene encoding phosphatidylinositol N-acetylglucosaminyltransferase subunit C produces MGADSGPGAPAAVPWRKVLYERQPFPDNYVDRRFLEELRRNIRVRQYRYWAVVRETGLIAQQVSCLAVFLTLWSYMEQGDLVPSAVLWVCLGCALLGYGLYEILGGSCVRERTRLADLQSATIFLAFTFGSSPVLKTLTESVSTDTVYAMSAVMLLAHLVSFPYAQPSPPGSLSLNAALFGSVCLASRLPGALHTFTMLSCALLVFALWPCLLHRMREKAEWSFPWAAVLVCLAGVGGLGSLWPEWALLLSLALLTLTLVCPLLLVHLQRHKDNIHGPWDEAEIREDLSRFLN; encoded by the coding sequence ATGGGGGCAGACAGTGGTCCAGGAGCTCCAGCAGCCGTCCCGTGGCGTAAAGTCCTATATGAACGCCAGCCTTTCCCGGACAATTATGTGGACCGACGCTTTCTGGAGGAGCTGCGGCGCAACATCCGAGTGCGTCAGTACCGTTACTGGGCGGTGGTGCGTGAGACGGGGCTCATCGCACAGCAGGTGTCCTGCTTGGCCGTCTTCCTCACATTATGGTCTTATATGGAGCAGGGAGACCTGGTGCCGTCCGCGGTGCTCTGGGTCTGTCTAGGCTGTGCTCTGCTGGGATACGGACTCTACGAGATCCTGGGAGGCTCTTGTGTTCGGGAGCGAACGCGCCTGGCGGACCTACAGAGTGCAACTATCTTCCTGGCGTTTACCTTTGGGTCTTCACCTGTTTTAAAGACTCTAACTGAGTCGGTTAGTACAGATACTGTGTACGCCATGTCAGCTGTGATGCTCCTGGCTCACTTGGTGTCCTTCCCGTATGCTCAGCCCAGTCCGCCGGGCAGTCTTTCCCTCAACGCGGCTCTTTTCGGGTCGGTGTGCCTGGCGTCCCGGCTGCCTGGCGCCTTGCATACCTTCACCATGCTGAGCTGTGCCCTCCTGGTGTTCGCTCTGTGGCCCTGCCTGCTGCACCGCATGCGGGAGAAGGCGGAGTGGAGCTTCCCGTGGGCAGCGGTGCTGGTGTGTCTGGCTGGAGTCGGGGGTCTGGGGAGCCTGTGGCCCGAGTGGGCTCTTCTCCTCTCGCTGGCTCTGTTAACGTTAACTTTAGTCTGTCCACTGTTGCTGGTCCACCTGCAGAGGCACAAGGACAACATCCACGGTCCTTGGGACGAGGCAGAGATTAGAGAGGACCTGTCCCGCTTCTTGAATTGA